In one window of Paraflavitalea soli DNA:
- a CDS encoding CDGSH iron-sulfur domain-containing protein, which translates to MATTKITVNSNGSVKLEGDFEIVDRNGNKYDLGGREIVSICRCGLSQNKPFCDGAHKGHFEHDAVAFALPPKKQ; encoded by the coding sequence ATGGCTACTACAAAAATTACGGTCAACAGCAACGGCTCCGTTAAATTAGAAGGTGATTTTGAGATCGTCGACAGGAATGGTAATAAATATGATCTGGGCGGACGCGAGATCGTTTCCATCTGCCGCTGCGGCCTTTCCCAGAACAAACCCTTCTGCGATGGCGCCCACAAAGGCCACTTTGAACACGATGCCGTAGCTTTCGCCCTGCCTCCCAAAAAACAATAA
- a CDS encoding sensor histidine kinase: MIKVRDKWFRILVLVLPFILVLYTNDVLLRADLPKILRTLVSLACIILVCEGSRYLIYNSRKWNKNRLSPTLRLGAVIVAGLAYTTTLLVCSAWVRHLLSGKDTTHYPTESFVRINNSQVASGLWGYSFFNAIFIFFFLLAGFETLYHYAKMRHTEKEKEQLEKDKLRAELNQLKGIVNPHFLFNNLNSLSSLIGENPARAESFLDELTKVFRYLLRNNQSELTTLELELQFIQSYYHLLQTRYGNGISLHIHLDAKYEEWRLPPLTLQLLIENAVKHNSLQKEHPLEIELMSAPGNNLMVRNTVFKREGMVESTGIGLQSINARYKMLHLPEVRIEKDNRYFTVIIPLVEPQADGQQVQDPGAQLTSWQ, from the coding sequence TTGATAAAGGTTCGTGATAAGTGGTTCCGCATACTCGTCCTGGTGCTTCCCTTCATCCTGGTACTCTATACCAATGATGTACTCCTGCGTGCCGACCTGCCAAAGATCCTGCGAACCCTCGTTTCCCTGGCCTGTATCATATTGGTTTGCGAGGGCAGCCGCTACCTGATCTACAACAGCCGCAAATGGAACAAAAACCGGCTAAGTCCCACCCTGCGCCTGGGGGCCGTTATTGTAGCCGGTCTGGCTTATACCACCACCCTCCTGGTGTGCAGTGCATGGGTCCGCCACCTCCTGTCTGGCAAGGACACCACTCACTATCCTACAGAATCCTTCGTCCGGATCAATAACAGCCAGGTAGCCTCCGGCCTCTGGGGATATTCCTTTTTCAATGCCATCTTCATTTTCTTCTTCCTCCTGGCTGGTTTCGAGACCCTCTACCATTATGCCAAAATGAGGCATACCGAAAAAGAGAAAGAGCAACTCGAAAAAGATAAGCTCCGGGCCGAGCTCAACCAGCTCAAAGGCATTGTAAACCCCCATTTCCTCTTTAATAACCTCAATTCCCTCTCCTCCCTCATAGGAGAAAACCCTGCCCGGGCCGAATCCTTTCTCGATGAGCTCACCAAGGTATTCCGCTACCTCCTCCGGAATAACCAGTCCGAACTCACCACCCTCGAACTGGAACTCCAGTTCATTCAGTCCTATTACCACCTGCTGCAAACCCGCTATGGCAACGGCATCAGCCTCCACATACACCTCGATGCAAAATATGAGGAATGGCGCCTGCCGCCCCTCACCCTCCAGTTGCTCATAGAAAATGCTGTAAAACACAACAGCCTCCAGAAAGAACACCCCCTGGAAATTGAACTGATGTCCGCCCCCGGCAATAACCTCATGGTGCGCAATACCGTTTTTAAAAGGGAAGGCATGGTGGAATCTACCGGCATTGGCCTCCAAAGCATCAATGCCCGTTACAAAATGCTCCACCTCCCCGAAGTAAGGATTGAAAAAGACAACCGGTATTTTACCGTCATCATCCCCCTCGTAGAGCCCCAGGCCGATGGCCAGCAGGTACAAGACCCCGGCGCCCAACTTACCTCCTGGCAGTAG
- a CDS encoding serine hydrolase domain-containing protein has product MKKILFVCCAFSCSFFAAAQGWPDTVAHIEKIFSRYNSHTVPGAELAISRNGQVIFSKAWGMADLEHNIALTPQSLVEAGSVSKQFTAASILLLEQQGKLSLEDDVRKYIPELPDYGKVITLRHMMQHTSGLKDWGSVMDLAGWSRGTRVYSNEYALYVISLQQTLNNIPGDEYIYSNSNYNLQAIIVQRVSGLSLADFTSKYIFEPAGMKHTEWRSNFRKVVKDRAIAYSKGGGQNFLINMPNENAYGNGGLLTTAEDLLIWNHYYLSGKLGNPSLLPKQTATNKLNSGRTNNYAAGLMLDSIAGWQAISHSGATASYRANLEYFPEAGLSIAWLSNTSAFDSDTLNVSNAVRRLFLPVRPAAPRPRPAAVTVAPEKLAAYAGWYRDPRNNAGLKLYVKDGKLSSLFPTANLMAIADNVFMLGNNKLELGYKKGLLASAGPESIYYEKMEDVDANPKYLEDFVGQYYSKEAEAMYYMVLKDGRLLLQIKPTTTFPMNATYKDAFDCTFGPVYFIRDLKRGIMELRISVGRARNVVFKRVYTEAP; this is encoded by the coding sequence ATGAAAAAGATCTTATTTGTTTGCTGTGCTTTCTCTTGTTCTTTTTTCGCCGCTGCCCAAGGCTGGCCCGATACGGTAGCGCATATTGAGAAAATATTCAGTCGGTATAACAGTCATACCGTGCCAGGGGCAGAGCTGGCGATCAGCCGCAATGGGCAGGTGATCTTTTCGAAGGCATGGGGCATGGCTGACCTCGAACACAATATCGCTTTAACGCCGCAATCACTTGTAGAGGCAGGGTCTGTATCCAAGCAATTTACAGCGGCATCTATCCTGTTATTGGAACAACAGGGAAAGCTTTCGTTGGAGGATGATGTGCGCAAGTATATTCCTGAGCTGCCGGACTATGGTAAGGTGATCACGCTGCGGCATATGATGCAGCATACGAGCGGGCTGAAAGACTGGGGCAGTGTGATGGACCTGGCAGGCTGGTCGCGGGGTACGCGGGTCTATTCGAATGAATATGCCTTGTATGTGATCTCGCTGCAGCAAACGCTGAACAATATACCGGGCGACGAATACATTTACAGCAACTCGAATTATAACCTGCAGGCGATCATTGTACAGCGGGTAAGCGGGCTGTCACTGGCGGACTTCACGAGTAAATATATTTTTGAGCCGGCAGGCATGAAGCATACGGAGTGGCGGTCTAATTTTAGAAAGGTGGTGAAGGATAGGGCTATTGCTTATTCAAAAGGCGGCGGGCAGAACTTCCTTATCAATATGCCCAATGAAAACGCTTATGGCAATGGAGGATTATTGACCACGGCAGAAGACCTGCTGATCTGGAATCATTATTACTTAAGTGGAAAACTGGGCAACCCTTCGCTATTGCCTAAGCAAACAGCAACCAACAAACTCAATAGTGGCCGGACGAATAATTATGCAGCGGGATTGATGCTGGACTCTATCGCCGGCTGGCAAGCCATATCGCATTCGGGAGCCACGGCGAGCTACCGTGCCAACCTGGAATATTTCCCGGAAGCGGGTTTGTCCATCGCCTGGCTCAGTAATACTTCGGCCTTCGACAGTGACACGCTGAATGTAAGCAATGCTGTGCGCCGGCTTTTCCTGCCTGTCCGGCCTGCTGCTCCGAGACCAAGGCCCGCTGCAGTAACGGTAGCTCCTGAGAAGCTGGCTGCTTATGCCGGCTGGTACCGCGATCCACGCAACAATGCAGGGTTGAAGCTGTATGTAAAAGACGGGAAGTTGAGCAGTTTGTTTCCTACTGCCAACCTTATGGCCATTGCCGATAATGTGTTTATGCTGGGCAACAACAAGCTGGAATTGGGCTATAAAAAGGGGTTATTGGCATCGGCAGGCCCGGAAAGTATTTATTATGAAAAGATGGAGGATGTGGATGCCAATCCCAAATACCTGGAAGACTTTGTGGGGCAATATTATTCGAAAGAAGCAGAGGCGATGTACTATATGGTACTGAAGGATGGCAGGCTGCTGCTGCAAATAAAACCAACGACCACTTTCCCTATGAACGCCACTTATAAGGATGCCTTTGATTGTACTTTTGGTCCGGTGTATTTTATACGTGACCTGAAGCGGGGCATCATGGAATTAAGAATATCTGTGGGGCGTGCGCGCAACGTAGTGTTCAAGCGGGTTTACACGGAGGCGCCTTAA
- a CDS encoding DinB family protein, whose product MLYTSFHRSSLLTQLQDLATYNCWAITRLTDWLKSKPAVLLEASAASSFPGIKATLLHIWEVEREWMGHLQQRPNGLQQGIDDDLTTVLNRLVEQAADFSKYVQSLTEEEVQEDCYCQLWFSETICRPRFEIIQHCLNHSTYHRGQVVTIGHQVGLKDAPMTDYMFYVLKVKEQASGSSKTETPANRKNTDSYGRNSFLAVNFFSKQ is encoded by the coding sequence ATGCTTTACACTTCCTTTCATCGATCAAGTCTGCTGACACAGCTTCAGGACCTGGCCACCTATAATTGCTGGGCGATTACGCGGCTTACAGACTGGCTGAAAAGTAAGCCTGCGGTGTTGCTGGAGGCCTCTGCGGCTTCCAGTTTTCCCGGTATCAAGGCTACGCTTTTACATATATGGGAAGTGGAGCGGGAGTGGATGGGGCACTTGCAGCAAAGACCGAATGGGTTGCAGCAGGGTATTGATGACGATCTTACGACTGTGCTGAACAGGCTGGTGGAGCAGGCAGCAGACTTTAGTAAATATGTACAATCGCTGACGGAAGAGGAGGTGCAGGAGGATTGCTATTGCCAGCTGTGGTTTTCAGAAACGATCTGCAGGCCGCGGTTTGAGATCATCCAGCATTGTCTGAACCACAGCACGTATCATCGCGGCCAGGTGGTTACAATCGGTCACCAGGTGGGCCTGAAGGATGCGCCAATGACAGATTATATGTTCTATGTGCTGAAGGTAAAAGAGCAGGCATCCGGGTCATCTAAAACAGAAACACCGGCTAACAGGAAGAATACGGACTCCTATGGCCGCAACAGTTTCCTGGCGGTCAATTTTTTCAGTAAACAGTAA
- a CDS encoding DEAD/DEAH box helicase yields MQVSSFSIADTLSNLQIDALNEMQEASLEANKNSDAVLLLSDTGSGKTLAFLLPVTQLLDRSSRVTQALIIVPSRELAMQIEQVFKKMGSGFKITCCYGGHLRETEENNLKQAPALIVGTPGRLADHIRRGNIVTTHIETLVLDEFDKSLEAGFEEEMSFVIGSLPALKKRILTSATEAVAVPAFVGLKDAVEINFLTGEKSPALAVQLVRSNEVDKTDTLFRLICALGNRSTIVFCNQREFVAQLSTYIRDKGIPNVYYHGAMEQQERDSALCKFRNGSSNVLVTTDLAARGLDIPNIRYIVHFQLPTTEESYTHRNGRTARMDKSGTAILVVGPNEYVPPYIKPAPTEIKLPATTELPAKPVWTTLFIAAGKKDKVNKVDIVGFLTNKGQLKKEDIGLIEVKDFFSFVAVRKSKAGHTLEQIKTEKIKGKKVKIEVAK; encoded by the coding sequence ATGCAAGTATCTTCTTTTTCTATCGCGGACACGCTTTCCAATTTGCAAATTGATGCGTTGAATGAAATGCAGGAGGCTTCGCTGGAAGCCAATAAGAACTCCGATGCGGTGTTGCTGCTGTCGGATACGGGCTCGGGTAAGACCCTCGCCTTCCTGCTGCCGGTAACACAATTGCTGGACAGGAGCAGCCGGGTAACGCAGGCGCTGATCATTGTGCCTTCGCGGGAACTGGCCATGCAGATCGAGCAGGTGTTCAAAAAAATGGGAAGTGGTTTCAAGATCACCTGCTGTTATGGCGGGCATTTGCGGGAAACGGAGGAAAACAACCTGAAGCAAGCACCAGCACTGATCGTAGGTACACCGGGCAGGCTGGCGGACCATATCCGGCGTGGGAACATCGTCACTACGCATATTGAGACGCTGGTGCTGGATGAGTTTGACAAATCGCTGGAAGCGGGTTTTGAAGAGGAAATGTCTTTCGTGATCGGCTCGCTGCCGGCTTTGAAGAAAAGGATCCTGACCTCGGCTACAGAAGCGGTAGCAGTGCCGGCTTTTGTAGGATTAAAGGACGCTGTGGAGATCAATTTCCTGACGGGTGAAAAGTCGCCCGCCCTGGCGGTCCAGCTGGTGCGGAGTAATGAGGTTGACAAAACAGACACGCTGTTCCGGCTGATCTGTGCGCTGGGCAACCGGTCGACGATCGTATTCTGTAACCAGCGGGAGTTTGTGGCGCAGCTCAGTACTTATATCAGGGACAAAGGGATACCCAATGTGTATTATCATGGGGCTATGGAGCAGCAGGAGCGGGATAGTGCGCTGTGTAAATTCCGGAATGGCAGTTCGAACGTGCTGGTAACTACTGACCTGGCAGCCCGCGGACTGGATATTCCCAATATCCGGTACATTGTACATTTCCAGCTTCCCACTACGGAAGAATCTTATACGCATCGCAACGGCCGCACGGCCCGCATGGACAAAAGCGGCACAGCCATCCTGGTGGTAGGCCCCAATGAATATGTGCCTCCTTATATCAAGCCAGCACCTACTGAGATCAAACTACCGGCCACCACAGAATTGCCCGCCAAGCCGGTATGGACAACCTTATTTATTGCGGCCGGCAAGAAAGACAAGGTGAACAAGGTGGACATTGTGGGCTTCCTGACGAATAAAGGGCAGTTGAAAAAAGAAGATATCGGGCTGATCGAAGTGAAGGACTTCTTTTCTTTTGTAGCGGTGCGAAAAAGCAAAGCAGGACATACATTAGAACAAATCAAAACGGAGAAGATCAAGGGTAAGAAGGTGAAGATCGAGGTGGCGAAGTAG
- a CDS encoding ABC transporter ATP-binding protein — MHILWKYLHPQRWLVLLSLVLAAIAQVLSLIDPIIFGKIIDDYAGQINLRPRNELIKGVLWWLAIAVGVALLARVAKAFQDYTTRLAVQKFGMQIFNDGLRQTLRLSFNEYEEQRSGETMAILQKVRTDTEKFITSFINILFSSLVGVGFLIWYAITKHWALIPVFIIGVLVLGTLTGMLSRKMKALQRSINRETNRMAGIITESLRNIELVRSLGLTFPEIRRLREYTFRIFQLEMEKTRQTRTLSFLQGTVLNVLKQSILFILLWLIFGGVLSTGELISMQFISNAIFGPLQDVGNIIVFYREAEASLVVFDTLMSKPIEQRPPEPVALNQLNNLRFEQVVFRHSTANQNAMDGISFSVQTGDTIAFVGPSGSGKSTLVKLLVGLYKPQEGMIYFNDIPASLIRYNELRRQIGFVTQDTQLFAGTIRENLLFVKPDATDEDMLGAMEKAAASNLVKRTGKGLNTILGEGGLKLSGGEKQRLSIARALLRHPRLLIFDEATSALDSLTEEAITETIRAISAQRQQITILIAHRLSTIMHADTIYVLEKGRITESGSHDELLVQKGLYYAMWRQQIGERRMEVSEPE; from the coding sequence ATGCATATCCTTTGGAAATATTTACATCCCCAGCGTTGGCTGGTATTGCTCTCCCTGGTGCTGGCCGCTATCGCCCAGGTATTGTCATTGATCGACCCCATCATCTTTGGTAAGATCATTGATGATTATGCCGGGCAGATCAACCTGCGCCCCCGCAATGAGCTCATCAAAGGTGTGCTCTGGTGGCTGGCCATAGCGGTGGGCGTGGCCCTCCTGGCCAGGGTCGCCAAAGCCTTCCAGGATTATACCACCCGCCTCGCCGTGCAGAAATTTGGTATGCAGATATTCAATGACGGCCTCCGGCAGACCCTCCGCCTTTCTTTCAATGAATACGAAGAACAACGCAGCGGCGAGACCATGGCCATCCTCCAGAAAGTGCGCACCGACACCGAAAAATTTATCACCTCTTTTATTAATATTTTGTTCTCCTCCCTCGTAGGCGTGGGATTTCTGATCTGGTATGCCATTACCAAACACTGGGCCCTCATCCCCGTATTTATCATCGGCGTACTCGTACTGGGAACCCTTACCGGCATGCTGAGCCGCAAAATGAAAGCCCTCCAGCGTTCCATCAACCGCGAGACCAACCGCATGGCAGGCATTATCACCGAATCACTGCGCAATATTGAGCTGGTACGCAGCCTGGGCCTCACCTTTCCCGAGATCAGGCGCCTGCGCGAATACACTTTCCGCATTTTCCAGCTTGAAATGGAGAAGACCCGACAAACACGTACCCTCAGCTTCCTCCAGGGCACTGTGCTTAATGTGTTGAAGCAGTCCATTCTCTTCATCCTCCTCTGGCTCATTTTCGGAGGCGTACTCAGCACCGGTGAGCTCATCAGTATGCAGTTTATTTCCAATGCCATCTTTGGCCCCTTGCAGGATGTGGGCAATATCATTGTTTTCTACCGCGAAGCTGAAGCCTCCCTCGTCGTGTTCGATACCCTTATGAGCAAGCCTATCGAACAAAGACCGCCCGAACCAGTAGCCTTGAACCAATTGAATAACCTGCGTTTTGAACAGGTGGTATTCCGGCACTCCACCGCCAACCAAAATGCCATGGATGGTATCTCCTTTTCTGTGCAGACCGGCGATACCATTGCCTTTGTAGGACCTTCCGGTTCCGGTAAGTCCACCCTCGTTAAATTGTTGGTAGGATTGTATAAACCACAGGAGGGGATGATCTATTTCAACGATATCCCTGCCTCCCTCATCCGGTACAATGAACTGCGCAGGCAAATTGGCTTCGTAACCCAGGATACCCAGCTTTTTGCCGGCACCATCCGCGAAAACCTGCTCTTTGTAAAGCCCGATGCCACCGATGAAGACATGCTTGGCGCCATGGAAAAAGCAGCTGCTTCCAACCTGGTCAAGCGTACCGGGAAAGGATTGAATACCATATTGGGAGAAGGCGGACTCAAACTATCCGGTGGAGAAAAGCAACGCCTGTCCATTGCCCGCGCTTTATTGCGCCACCCCCGCCTCCTGATCTTTGATGAAGCCACTTCCGCACTCGACTCCCTGACCGAAGAAGCCATTACAGAAACCATCCGCGCCATCTCAGCCCAACGGCAGCAGATCACCATACTCATAGCCCACCGCCTGAGTACCATCATGCATGCCGATACCATTTATGTGTTGGAAAAAGGAAGGATCACCGAATCTGGTTCCCATGATGAACTCCTCGTCCAGAAAGGCCTTTACTACGCCATGTGGCGCCAGCAGATCGGCGAACGCCGTATGGAGGTCTCAGAACCAGAGTAA
- a CDS encoding winged helix DNA-binding domain-containing protein, whose amino-acid sequence MKTAGIAQYRLLNQQLSAPAFKTAGEVVRWMGAMQAQDYAGAKWSIGVRLPGSTDAGIEKAVGNKEIIRTWALRGTWHWVAPADVHWMLRMVSPIIQRKYTPHLLKESLDKAAVKKSNNILVKALQDGEVLTREELAEVLKKKGIKASHYGIGHLLLHASQEQLICMGPRRGKQFTHVLLDDWVPKEQRYEPADPLAELALRYYSSHGPATEKDFMWWAGITLGDARKGTAAVKDKLETVVVEGVTYFMPPGLPDLKKNGAVHLLPGFDEYLLGYTDRSAAVDKAHLHKLAMTANGQFSATIVAGGQVRGIWTRTVGTKEVAIETEHFDKTSQAVQQAVGTAARRYAKFLGLKVALE is encoded by the coding sequence ATGAAAACAGCCGGCATCGCACAATACCGCTTATTGAACCAACAGCTTTCGGCGCCTGCTTTTAAAACTGCCGGTGAGGTTGTTCGCTGGATGGGGGCTATGCAGGCGCAGGATTATGCGGGGGCGAAATGGAGTATCGGGGTGCGGCTGCCCGGCTCCACGGATGCGGGTATTGAAAAGGCGGTTGGTAATAAAGAGATCATCCGTACCTGGGCTTTGCGGGGCACCTGGCATTGGGTAGCTCCGGCGGATGTGCATTGGATGCTGCGCATGGTATCGCCCATCATCCAAAGGAAATATACCCCTCACCTGCTGAAGGAGTCGTTGGACAAGGCAGCGGTGAAGAAGAGCAATAATATCCTGGTGAAAGCCTTGCAGGATGGGGAAGTGCTGACGCGGGAGGAACTGGCGGAAGTGTTGAAAAAGAAAGGGATCAAGGCTTCCCATTATGGCATCGGGCATTTACTGCTGCATGCTTCACAGGAGCAATTGATCTGTATGGGCCCGCGGCGGGGTAAACAATTTACGCATGTGTTGCTGGATGATTGGGTGCCGAAGGAACAGCGGTATGAACCGGCTGATCCGCTGGCGGAACTGGCTTTGCGGTATTATAGCAGTCATGGCCCGGCGACAGAAAAAGACTTTATGTGGTGGGCGGGTATTACGCTCGGGGATGCGAGAAAGGGAACAGCGGCGGTAAAGGATAAATTGGAAACAGTGGTAGTAGAAGGAGTGACCTACTTTATGCCGCCGGGATTACCTGACCTGAAAAAGAATGGTGCTGTACACTTGCTGCCGGGGTTTGATGAGTATCTGCTGGGTTATACCGATCGCAGTGCGGCGGTGGACAAAGCGCATTTACATAAACTGGCGATGACGGCCAATGGTCAGTTCAGTGCTACGATAGTGGCAGGCGGGCAGGTAAGGGGCATCTGGACCAGGACGGTGGGCACCAAAGAAGTGGCCATCGAAACGGAACATTTTGACAAAACCAGCCAGGCTGTACAGCAGGCTGTTGGGACCGCCGCCCGGCGATATGCGAAATTCCTGGGGTTGAAAGTGGCGTTAGAATAG